CCACCATAGTATTTGCCCGCCTGAGGGTTGTTAATTACCACCACCAAAGCAAAACGGGGCTGACTGGCGGGAGCAACACCGGCGGTATATGCCACATATTTATCAATATACTGACCATTTGGCCCAATCTTCTTGGCTGTCCCGGTTTTCACTGCCACCCGATATCCCCGCACTGCGGCTTTCACCCCACCGCCTCCAGGCAATGCCACACTTTCCATCATATGCTCAACCTGACGTACCAACTCTTCGGGGAATATACGCTGGCCCAATACCGGCGGATCAACCTTAGTAATCGACAAGGGTCGATAAATGCCGAAGCTGCCGATAGTGGCATAGACCCTAGCCAGTTGCAGCGGTGTCACCATCAAGCCATAGCCGAACGAGAATGTCGCGCGGTCTAAATCACTCCAACGCTGCCGATGTGGCATTAAGCCACTGCTTTCACCAGTAAGCCCTAACTGAGTCGGCTTACCCAAACCAAAAGCTGAGTAGGTTTGGATCAAAGCAGAAGCAGGCATCGCCAGTGCCAGTCGCGATACGCCAACATCACTGGATTTTTGCAGCACACCGGTCAGTGACAAAGCCGGATAAAGCGCCACATCTTTGATAAGGTGCCCACTCAATATATAGGGATGAGTGTCCAACACTGCATCAGGTTTCACTATATGGCGCTCTAATGCAGTCATGACAACCATCGGTTTCACCGTTGAGCCAGGCTCAAAAATATCGCTGATCGCCCGATTGCGAAAATTCTCTTCAGGAGTGCCGACCCGATTATTGGGGTTAAAGGTGGGATAGTTGGCCATCGCCAATACTTCGCCGGTGTTCACATCAATAACCACGGCAGAGCCGGAATCTGCTTTATTGAAGATGACGGCATTGGTCAATGCATGGGAGGCTTCCGTTTGGAGCCGTTCATCAATGCTGAGTTGGACATTTTGTCCCGGATGACTGTCGGTCGAGGAGATATCTTCAACCACCCGACCGAAGCGATCTTTGCGCACCACTCGGCTGCCGGCGGTGCCGCTGAGGAGTGTATTAAAACTTTTTTCTACTCCCTCAATACCCTGATCATCAATATTGGTGAAACCCACCAGATTTGCGGCAATATCGCCCGACGGATAGAAGCGCCGTGATTCCTCTTTTATAGCAATACCTGGCAACTTCAGTCGTTGAATATATTCAGCAACATCAGGTTCCACTTGCCGGGCCAGATAGATAAAACGGGCATGTGGATTTTGGTGGATACGGCTATTAAGTTGGTCGAGGGGGATGTTAAGTTCCTGAGCCAATGCCTGCCAGCGCTCTGAAACACCGACACCACCTTTCTCCAATACCGTTGCTGGATCCGCCCAGATAGCCTCAACCGGCACACTCACCGCCAGAGGATGCCCGTTTCTGTCGGTGATCATACCGCGCGTATTCGGTGTAGCCACCACACGTACTGAACGCATATCTTCTTCTTTTACCAACGGATCAGGTTCAATAATTTGCAACCAGGCAACTCTGGCTATCAGACCAATAAATGAAAGTAAAATGCAGCCACATAGCAAGCTAAAACGCCAACGGATAAAGCTGGAAGAATCATTTTTTGGTTTAGAAATCACAAAGTTCAATCCTGAATGGTCGCTTGAATAACAGCAGCCATTAAACCCTATCCACTGTATCAATGGGTGCCAAAACAGTGATACAAGATGCGTTATTTTGCAACAATTCACTAACGGCGATTTAAAAGAAAAGGTGACTGGTCAATAAGTTAAAAAACGGCTTACACTGGATAGCGTCTTTTTTCTTCCTTAGGTAAGTCCTATGACCGATTTTTCACCTCATCTCAGCCGAATCACCACTATTTGCTATGGTTTTGGTAATAAATCTGCCCTATTACCTGACTGCCTCCAGCCTTACCAGGCATCACAAGCCAATAAAAAACAGGTTCATGGCACCACGATTGTCGATGTAATAACGCTGGGGCAAGAGTGTGGTGAAGCCGATGGCCTGTACACCACTCAATCTGGCATTTTATTAACTGTTTTGACGGCGGATTGTCTGCCGGTGATTTTCAGTCAACGGGATGGAAAAGGTATTGCCGTGGTTCACGCCGGTTGGCGCGGTTTATTAGATGGCATTATTCTAAGGATGGTTGAACGCATTGCCGGCGATGATAATCCGGCAAATTGGGTGGCCGCCATTGGGCCTGCCGCCCGTTCCTGCTGTTATGAAGTTAATGAAGAACTGGTGGAACGGTTTATTAACGAATTACCGCTGGCAAAAAATATTATTTCGCCGCGTTTTCGCCACCTTAACTTAGCAGCCATAGCTGAGCACCAGTTACGGGGTGCCGGCATTCATCAAATTGATAGGGTCGGGAGTTGTACAATATGCACCACCACGCCAGATGATAGGGATAATGCCCAGCCTCGTTTTAAATACACCAGTTTTCGCCGAACCAGCCAACAGCAAGCGATTGACCCAAGCCATCCCGGTATTAAAGGCCGTAATCAATATTCGGGATTAATTATCTTGCCTTAACTGACAGATTGAATCGATGCTGTTCCTGAAACAAAAAAACCCGCACAAAGGCGGGTTTTTAACAGCAAAAGAGCTGATTAGATTGCAGTAACGTTTACTGCAGACGGACCTTTCTGACCGTCTTGGATTTCGAACTCTACGTTCTGGCCTTCAGCCAGGGTTTTGAAGCCATTACCCTGGATTGCAGAGAAGTGTACGAACACATCTTTGCTGCCGTCAGCTGGAGTGATGAAACCGAAACCTTTAGACTCGTTGCACCACTTAACTTGACCTTTGATCTTTGCCATCTTGAGTATTTCCTTTGGATTGTTTAACTCGCCCGTAGGCGTTTACATAGACAAACTAGAGTCGTTACTGCTTGAGGCACTAAGATAAGGATCGGCAGAGAAGCGGTATTCAACGCTAACGTCTTTACTCAGAACTTCTTTACTGAAAATGCCACACATATACAGAACTGTACCTCGTTTTACCCATATGCGTTATCACATACTCTGTATTCGATGGCAAGCCATTTTTAATCAAGGGTGAACCTGTCGCACATATTTGAAACGGTTGCTCATAAAGAATGCGTAAATATGCTAAAATTTGTTGAAGGTCATCGTATTTTCTGCTCTATTTTTTTATACTGTCCTATCCCGCTTTCTTACTGGTTTTTAACATTTAAGCTAACTCTTTTTATAATACTTCTTACGTAAACCCTTCTTGGTTTCCATCTCGAATGGATCGCTGAAAGCAGTATTGGTATAAAATTTATTGGTATTAAATATATAATAATTGAATATATCTCATGCTTAGTTTCTCTCGCAGTCCCCTTCCATCAAGAGGTTGTAGCTTATCGATTCGTGAGACTAACCCCTTAGTTAACCTCAGATTATGTGCGGGAAAATAGTCATTCTAAAAATTCAAAAAAATGATATTTCTCGATTTAAGAGGATGTGAAAATGCGCACGGCAAAACAAGCAGGAAAAAATCGATTTTCTCTTCAAGAAAAACGGTTCAAAATATCGAACGCAATGATTAAAGAATGACCAAATAAATAACAACTTAATGTGTCATATAGATGCAATACGTTATCCGCAGGAACGGAAACGCACCATCTAAGTGCAATACCGCTTTATTGATTGTGTATAAATATACTCAAAAACACCTCATTTTAGTCAGTTCAGGGTAATAGAAGTGTCACTCATTTCGCCCACCAATTGTGCTACAGGAAATAGAATAAGATATTTCTTGATGCTCTGTAATTAAATTTCTACTACTCTGGCGCGCAGTTTAAAACTCTATATTACTTTCTCGTTATAGATTCGTTTAAGCTTGAGGCTATATTCTTTTTCTCATTTAAATATGCAGTATTAGTTATTAATTTTGATAGGTTTGAAGATTATCTGGTGCAAGGAAATCTTATTTCACCTTATCAGCATCAGAGAGCTATACCATGAGTTATAAACATCTTATTTCCGCGTGTATTTTCAGTAGCCTATGCTTGGGTCAAGTTAACGCGGTTCTGGCAGAAGATAAATTACCACCAAGCAATACCTCTACAGGTCAACACAGCGAGCTGTCAGTCGATAATGACAACCTATGGCAACGCCTGTTGCGTAATATTTCTCTCGCGTGGGATTCCCCCAACCAAGAACTGTATATTCCGCTGAACACGTGGCACAACCGCTGGACCTATGATGATGACAAGATAGAGTCATACAATGAGCGTCCTTGGGGCATCGGCTACGGCAAGTATCGCTATGATGAGAACAACAACTGGCACGCAGTATATGCGATGGCGTTTATGGACTCACACAATGAAGTTGAGCCGATTATAGGTTATGGCTATCAAAAGATGTGGATCCCAGCGGAAATGGACGGCTGGCGTTTTGGGGTAGGTTTTACGGCCAGTATTACCGCACGTCATGAATACCATTACATCCCAATTCCATTACCATTGCCGCTTATCTCTATTGAATATAATAAATTTTCACTACAAACCACCTACATTCCCGGCACTTATAATAATGGTAATGTATTGTTTACCTGGATGCGTTGGCAATTCTAATTGGATATATCATTCAATACATTTAACCATAATATTAAAGTGGCTATACATCCTTATTAAGAATCAATCTCAATTAGAGTTAATAACTTCAGAAAAAGACGATAGCCCTCTCCTATTATAAAGTGGGAATTATCTATCTTATTTATTGCTGATAATGTAAACGATGGATTGCTTTTTAAGTAAAAAATAGCCGGGCTTCATTGTTGCTGCCCGGCTATTTTAGCGCCATATAACAATCTAATCAGACGGCGCTGGAATCCTTCAATTTAGATTGGCTATTCTTACTTTTCCGGCGAGTTAGCATAAAGCCGCACCACAATAGTGCAATCCATGCTGGCATCATCAGTACTGAGATCTGAATCCCATCGGTAAGGTACATGATGACCAGAATCAGCATCAGGAATACCAGACACAGATAATTACCGTAGGGATACCAAAGTGCTTTGAAGCGTGGTTCTACACCTTCTCGCACTTTGGCGGCGCGGAACTTCAAGTGCGCCAAACAGATCATGACCCAATTGATAACTAGTGTTGATACTACTAGTGCCATCAGTAATTCAAACGCCTTACCTGGCATGACATAGTTAATAACCACACCGGCAGAAGTCGCCAAGGCTGAAAGCGCGATTGATAAAATTGGCACTCCGCGCTTATTCACTTTGGTCAACACCTTGGGCGCGTTGCCCTGAGATGCCAGGCCGAACAACATACGGCTATTGCAGTACACACCGCTGTTGTAAACCGACAGTGCCGCAGTCAACACCACCACGTTCAAAATTGTGGCGACCAGATTGCTATCCAAGGCATGGAAAATCATGACAAAAGGACTGCCGCCTTCCACTACCTTGCCCCACGGATAAAGTGATAAAAGCACGGCTAATGAGCCGATATAAAAAATAAGGATACGATAGACAACCTGATTGGTTGCTTTAGGAATACTGTGATGTGGGTCTTCAGCTTCTGCGGCAGTAATGCCCACCATTTCTAGCCCACCGAAAGAGAACATAATCACCGCCATCGCCATCACTAATCCGCTAAAGCCATGAGGCATAAAGCCGCCCTGTGCCCAGAGGTTAGTGACAGAAGCATTTGGCCCGCCTGAGCCAGATGCCAACAGATACGCGCCAAATACAATCATACCGATAATGGCGACAACCTTGATGATCGCGAACCAAAACTCAGTTTCACCATACATACGCACATTAACAAGATTGATGGCATTAATCAGAACAAAGAATATAGCGGCTGATACCCAGGTTGGAATTTCTGGCCACCAATATTGAATATAAATGCCTACTGCGGTCAATTCGGCCATTCCGACCAAGATAAACATTGCCCAGTAGTTCCAACCAGACAAAAATCCGGCGAAATCGCCCCAATATTTGTAGGCGAAGTGACTGAATGAACCGGCAACAGGTTCCTCAACAACCATTTCACCTAGCTGACGCATAATGAGAAATGCAATAAAACCGCCGA
The sequence above is drawn from the Yersinia enterocolitica subsp. enterocolitica genome and encodes:
- the ftsI gene encoding peptidoglycan glycosyltransferase FtsI; translated protein: MISKPKNDSSSFIRWRFSLLCGCILLSFIGLIARVAWLQIIEPDPLVKEEDMRSVRVVATPNTRGMITDRNGHPLAVSVPVEAIWADPATVLEKGGVGVSERWQALAQELNIPLDQLNSRIHQNPHARFIYLARQVEPDVAEYIQRLKLPGIAIKEESRRFYPSGDIAANLVGFTNIDDQGIEGVEKSFNTLLSGTAGSRVVRKDRFGRVVEDISSTDSHPGQNVQLSIDERLQTEASHALTNAVIFNKADSGSAVVIDVNTGEVLAMANYPTFNPNNRVGTPEENFRNRAISDIFEPGSTVKPMVVMTALERHIVKPDAVLDTHPYILSGHLIKDVALYPALSLTGVLQKSSDVGVSRLALAMPASALIQTYSAFGLGKPTQLGLTGESSGLMPHRQRWSDLDRATFSFGYGLMVTPLQLARVYATIGSFGIYRPLSITKVDPPVLGQRIFPEELVRQVEHMMESVALPGGGGVKAAVRGYRVAVKTGTAKKIGPNGQYIDKYVAYTAGVAPASQPRFALVVVINNPQAGKYYGGAVSAPVFSDIMGQILRTMNVEPDAIPVNVIRHS
- the pgeF gene encoding peptidoglycan editing factor PgeF gives rise to the protein MTDFSPHLSRITTICYGFGNKSALLPDCLQPYQASQANKKQVHGTTIVDVITLGQECGEADGLYTTQSGILLTVLTADCLPVIFSQRDGKGIAVVHAGWRGLLDGIILRMVERIAGDDNPANWVAAIGPAARSCCYEVNEELVERFINELPLAKNIISPRFRHLNLAAIAEHQLRGAGIHQIDRVGSCTICTTTPDDRDNAQPRFKYTSFRRTSQQQAIDPSHPGIKGRNQYSGLIILP
- the cspE gene encoding transcription antiterminator/RNA stability regulator CspE, with translation MAKIKGQVKWCNESKGFGFITPADGSKDVFVHFSAIQGNGFKTLAEGQNVEFEIQDGQKGPSAVNVTAI
- a CDS encoding DUF2627 domain-containing protein, whose protein sequence is MCGIFSKEVLSKDVSVEYRFSADPYLSASSSNDSSLSM
- the pagP gene encoding lipid IV(A) palmitoyltransferase PagP; this encodes MSYKHLISACIFSSLCLGQVNAVLAEDKLPPSNTSTGQHSELSVDNDNLWQRLLRNISLAWDSPNQELYIPLNTWHNRWTYDDDKIESYNERPWGIGYGKYRYDENNNWHAVYAMAFMDSHNEVEPIIGYGYQKMWIPAEMDGWRFGVGFTASITARHEYHYIPIPLPLPLISIEYNKFSLQTTYIPGTYNNGNVLFTWMRWQF
- a CDS encoding amino acid permease, which produces MEQQLQDSTLKRGLKNRHIQLIALGGAIGTGLFLGIAQTIKMAGPSVILGYAIGGFIAFLIMRQLGEMVVEEPVAGSFSHFAYKYWGDFAGFLSGWNYWAMFILVGMAELTAVGIYIQYWWPEIPTWVSAAIFFVLINAINLVNVRMYGETEFWFAIIKVVAIIGMIVFGAYLLASGSGGPNASVTNLWAQGGFMPHGFSGLVMAMAVIMFSFGGLEMVGITAAEAEDPHHSIPKATNQVVYRILIFYIGSLAVLLSLYPWGKVVEGGSPFVMIFHALDSNLVATILNVVVLTAALSVYNSGVYCNSRMLFGLASQGNAPKVLTKVNKRGVPILSIALSALATSAGVVINYVMPGKAFELLMALVVSTLVINWVMICLAHLKFRAAKVREGVEPRFKALWYPYGNYLCLVFLMLILVIMYLTDGIQISVLMMPAWIALLWCGFMLTRRKSKNSQSKLKDSSAV